A region from the Rhodamnia argentea isolate NSW1041297 chromosome 7, ASM2092103v1, whole genome shotgun sequence genome encodes:
- the LOC115746823 gene encoding uncharacterized protein LOC115746823, which translates to MSAEHVLELFDSFWFHSAIFGDKPASPPAPPPPSSSSATRSSHEGRDGVDDDDRLLLETKLSRAPTLHVRSRSDQFSGGLFLGSDPFSPNSVLLAATPKLRTILSGKEVSDFEGEQTTTTRSEGETEESPSRNRGNKKSENTRRKKKKKERSQSSKSLSELEFQELKGFMDLGFVFSDQDRDDSNLVSILPGLQRLGLSDAIEAQEKDADEIEVPRPYLSEAWDSLDRQRKRYEDPLVNWRVPAPALGNEMAMKDHLRSWAHTVASTVR; encoded by the coding sequence ATGTCTGCAGAGCACGTCCTCGAGCTCTTCGACTCGTTCTGGTTCCACTCCGCCATCTTCGGCGACAAACCGGCCTCGCcacctgctcctcctcctccttcctcctcctctgcaaCGAGGTCCTCTCATGAAGGCCGCGACGGCGTCGACGATGACGACCGTCTCCTTCTCGAGACGAAGCTGTCCCGCGCGCCGACCCTCCACGTCAGGTCCAGGAGCGACCAGTTCTCGGGCGGCCTATTCCTCGGCTCCGACCCCTTCTCTCCGAATTCGGTCCTCCTAGCGGCCACTCCGAAGCTCCGGACCATCCTCTCCGGCAAGGAAGTCTCGGACTTCGAGGGCGAGCAGACGACGACGACCAGGAGCGAAGGAGAAACAGAGGAGTCGCCGTCGCGAAACAGGGGCAACAAGAAATCGGAGAAcacgaggaggaagaagaagaagaaggagaggagcCAGAGCAGCAAGAGCCTGTCGGAGCTCGAGTTCCAGGAGCTGAAGGGCTTCATGGATCTGGGGTTCGTGTTCTCAGATCAGGACAGGGACGACTCGAACCTGGTGTCGATCCTCCCCGGGTTGCAGAGGCTGGGATTGAGCGACGCAATCGAAGCCCAAGAGAAGGACGCCGACGAGATCGAGGTTCCCAGGCCCTACTTGTCCGAAGCGTGGGACAGCTTGGATCGACAGAGGAAGAGGTACGAGGATCCGCTGGTGAACTGGAGAGTGCCGGCGCCGGCTTTAGGGAACGAGATGGCCATGAAGGACCATCTCCGGTCCTGGGCGCACACCGTCGCGTCCACCGTGAGATAG
- the LOC115746822 gene encoding probable WRKY transcription factor 65 isoform X1 has product MDRRFYTNPFVHDHGEDPEPEPGPDSPSSGDDAGTNASEPSQKRSRKSVKKRVVSVPITSDAEGSKSKGEAFPPVDLWAWRKYGQKPIKGSPYPRGYYRCSSSKGCPARKQVERSRVDPTTLLVTYSSDHNHPHPSSSSSSKNHPPHHRLRAPAVTDSSSSAAHADEDADSTSAMFEPDELSGFIGGAPLLDPEFDWLADVASTSSFLRRPVYEGGADAAPVYRTRDEEDGEDPLFADLGELPECSLDFRRTKSIEPEGENRRRGLSAVPCVGNVE; this is encoded by the exons ATGGATCGTAGGTTCTACACCAACCCATTTGTGCATGACCACGGGGAAGACCCCGAGCCCGAGCCGGGACCTGATTCGCCCTCCTCGGGGGACGATGCCGGGACGAATGCTAGCGAGCCGTCACAAAAGAGAAG TAGGAAGAGCGTGAAGAAGAGAGTGGTGTCGGTGCCGATCACGAGCGACGCCGAGGGATCGAAGAGCAAAGGGGAGGCCTTTCCGCCGGTCGATTTGTGGGCGTGGAGGAAGTACGGCCAGAAACCCATCAAAGGCTCACCTTACCCAAG GGGATATTACCGATGCAGTAGCTCAAAGGGCTGCCCTGCCAGAAAGCAAGTGGAGCGAAGCCGCGTGGACCCCACCACCCTCCTCGTCACCTACTCCTCCGACCACAACCACCCCcacccctcctcctcctcctcctctaagAACCACCCACCCCACCACCGCCTCCGCGCCCCCGCCGTCaccgactcctcctcctccgccgcccaCGCCGACGAAGACGCCGATTCCACATCCGCCATGTTCGAGCCGGACGAGCTCTCGGGCTTCATCGGCGGCGCCCCGCTGCTCGACCCCGAGTTCGACTGGCTCGCCGACGTGGCTTCGACGTCGTCGTTCCTGCGGAGGCCGGTTTACGAGGGAGGTGCCGACGCGGCGCCCGTGTATAGGACGAGGGACGAGGAGGACGGCGAGGATCCGCTGTTCGCCGACTTGGGGGAGTTGCCGGAGTGCTCCTTGGACTTCCGGCGAACCAAGTCGATCGAACCGGAGGGAGAGAACCGGAGGCGCGGTCTGAGCGCGGTTCCTTGTGTCGGCAACGTAGAATAG
- the LOC115746822 gene encoding probable WRKY transcription factor 69 isoform X2: MDRRFYTNPFVHDHGEDPEPEPGPDSPSSGDDAGTNASEPSQKRRKSVKKRVVSVPITSDAEGSKSKGEAFPPVDLWAWRKYGQKPIKGSPYPRGYYRCSSSKGCPARKQVERSRVDPTTLLVTYSSDHNHPHPSSSSSSKNHPPHHRLRAPAVTDSSSSAAHADEDADSTSAMFEPDELSGFIGGAPLLDPEFDWLADVASTSSFLRRPVYEGGADAAPVYRTRDEEDGEDPLFADLGELPECSLDFRRTKSIEPEGENRRRGLSAVPCVGNVE; this comes from the exons ATGGATCGTAGGTTCTACACCAACCCATTTGTGCATGACCACGGGGAAGACCCCGAGCCCGAGCCGGGACCTGATTCGCCCTCCTCGGGGGACGATGCCGGGACGAATGCTAGCGAGCCGTCACAAAAGAGAAG GAAGAGCGTGAAGAAGAGAGTGGTGTCGGTGCCGATCACGAGCGACGCCGAGGGATCGAAGAGCAAAGGGGAGGCCTTTCCGCCGGTCGATTTGTGGGCGTGGAGGAAGTACGGCCAGAAACCCATCAAAGGCTCACCTTACCCAAG GGGATATTACCGATGCAGTAGCTCAAAGGGCTGCCCTGCCAGAAAGCAAGTGGAGCGAAGCCGCGTGGACCCCACCACCCTCCTCGTCACCTACTCCTCCGACCACAACCACCCCcacccctcctcctcctcctcctctaagAACCACCCACCCCACCACCGCCTCCGCGCCCCCGCCGTCaccgactcctcctcctccgccgcccaCGCCGACGAAGACGCCGATTCCACATCCGCCATGTTCGAGCCGGACGAGCTCTCGGGCTTCATCGGCGGCGCCCCGCTGCTCGACCCCGAGTTCGACTGGCTCGCCGACGTGGCTTCGACGTCGTCGTTCCTGCGGAGGCCGGTTTACGAGGGAGGTGCCGACGCGGCGCCCGTGTATAGGACGAGGGACGAGGAGGACGGCGAGGATCCGCTGTTCGCCGACTTGGGGGAGTTGCCGGAGTGCTCCTTGGACTTCCGGCGAACCAAGTCGATCGAACCGGAGGGAGAGAACCGGAGGCGCGGTCTGAGCGCGGTTCCTTGTGTCGGCAACGTAGAATAG
- the LOC115746825 gene encoding ras-related protein Rab11D — translation MAAYKADDEYDYLFKLVLIGDSGVGKSNLLSRFTRNEFNLESKSTIGVEFATKSLNLDGKVVKAQIWDTAGQERYRAITSAYYRGAVGALLVYDVTRHATFENVGRWLRELRDHTDPNIVVMLIGNKSDLRHLVAVPLEDGKSFAENESLYFMETSALDATNVEAAFAEVLSQIYRIVSKKAVEAGDNPSVSSVPGQGQTINVKEDGSVFKRIGCCSS, via the exons atGGCTGCGTATAAAGCTGACGACGAGTACGATTACCTCTTCAAGCTGGTCCTGATCGGCGACTCCGGTGTCGGCAAATCCAACTTGCTCTCCCGGTTCACCAGGAACGAGTTCAATCTCGAGTCCAAGTCCACCATCGGGGTCGAGTTCGCCACTAAGAGCTTGAACCTCGACGGCAAGGTCGTCAAGGCTCAGATTTGGGACACTGCTGGCCAAGAAag GTACCGTGCCATCACTAGTGCTTACTATAGAGGAGCTGTTGGCGCTTTACTTGTGTATGATGTCACCAGGCATGCCACTTTTGAGAATGTTGGAAGGTGGCTGAGGGAGTTGAGGGACCACACCGACCCCAACATTGTGGTCATGCTCATTGGAAACAAGTCTGATCTCCGCCACCTCGTGGCTGTCCCACTGGAGGATGGGAAGTCCTTTGCCGAGAATGAGTCACTCTATTTCATGGAGACTTCCGCATTGGACGCGACCAATGTGGAAGCAGCTTTTGCCGAAGTCCTTAGTCAGATTTATAGGATCGTGAGCAAGAAAGCAGTCGAAGCAGGTGACAACCCAAGTGTTTCTTCTGTTCCAGGTCAGGGACAAACGATCAATGTCAAAGAAGACGGGTCTGTTTTTAAGAGGATTGGATGCTGCTCTAGTTAA
- the LOC115746824 gene encoding protein Mpv17 isoform X2, which translates to MGALSGGCGHGWLWGWNGTSKNEGSSRRRRRSSKPSESVESTGRAARRFPLKQAATAGSLALAGDTIAQVMERLRRKREGAARHSSSGSDMDIIRVPFSDHDWFRALRMASYGFLLYGPGCYVWYQYLDQTLPKPTVENLMLKVLLNQIVLGPAVIGIVFAWNNLWQGKFSELPKKYQKDALPTLLYGFRFWIPVSVLNFWVVPLQSRVAFMSMGSIFWNFCLSSSMSK; encoded by the exons ATGGGTGCTCTGAGCGGTGGCTGTGGCCATGGCTGGCTCTGGGGGTGGAACGGTACCTCGAAGAACGAGGGATCCTCGCGTCGTCGTCGGAGGAGCTCGAAGCCCTCGGAATCCGTGGAGTCGACCGGGAGAGCCGCTCGCCGGTTCCCCCTCAAGCAAGCGGCGACGGCGGGCTCGCTCGCTCTCGCCGGCGACACAATAGCTCAGGTCATGGAGCGCCTGCGAAGGAAGAGGGAGGGCGCCGCGAGACATTCCTCGTCTGGATCGGACAT GGACATCATTCGCGTTCCTTTTTCAGATCATGACTGGTTTCGGGCCCTTCGCATGGCTTCTTATGGATTCCTTCTCTATGGCCCCGGTTGTTATGTCTGGTATCAGTATCTTGATCAAACTTTGCCTAAGCCAACAGTTGAGAACTTGATGCTGAAG GTATTGCTAAACCAAATCGTGCTTGGCCCTGCAGTTATTGGTATTGTTTTTGCTTGGAACAACTTATGGCAAGGGAAGTTTTCTGAGCTTCctaaaaagtatcaaaaagatGCTCTTCCCACACTACTCTATG GATTTAGGTTCTGGATCCCTGTCAGTGTATTGAATTTCTG GGTGGTTCCCCTTCAATCCCGTGTAGCTTTCATGTCCATGGGCTCCATCTTCTGGAACTTCTGCTTGTCTTCTAGCATGAGCAAGTAG
- the LOC115746824 gene encoding protein Mpv17 isoform X1: protein MGALSGGCGHGWLWGWNGTSKNEGSSRRRRRSSKPSESVESTGRAARRFPLKQAATAGSLALAGDTIAQVMERLRRKREGAARHSSSGSDIDGVREDIIRVPFSDHDWFRALRMASYGFLLYGPGCYVWYQYLDQTLPKPTVENLMLKVLLNQIVLGPAVIGIVFAWNNLWQGKFSELPKKYQKDALPTLLYGFRFWIPVSVLNFWVVPLQSRVAFMSMGSIFWNFCLSSSMSK from the exons ATGGGTGCTCTGAGCGGTGGCTGTGGCCATGGCTGGCTCTGGGGGTGGAACGGTACCTCGAAGAACGAGGGATCCTCGCGTCGTCGTCGGAGGAGCTCGAAGCCCTCGGAATCCGTGGAGTCGACCGGGAGAGCCGCTCGCCGGTTCCCCCTCAAGCAAGCGGCGACGGCGGGCTCGCTCGCTCTCGCCGGCGACACAATAGCTCAGGTCATGGAGCGCCTGCGAAGGAAGAGGGAGGGCGCCGCGAGACATTCCTCGTCTGGATCGGACATTGATGGTGTTCGCGAG GACATCATTCGCGTTCCTTTTTCAGATCATGACTGGTTTCGGGCCCTTCGCATGGCTTCTTATGGATTCCTTCTCTATGGCCCCGGTTGTTATGTCTGGTATCAGTATCTTGATCAAACTTTGCCTAAGCCAACAGTTGAGAACTTGATGCTGAAG GTATTGCTAAACCAAATCGTGCTTGGCCCTGCAGTTATTGGTATTGTTTTTGCTTGGAACAACTTATGGCAAGGGAAGTTTTCTGAGCTTCctaaaaagtatcaaaaagatGCTCTTCCCACACTACTCTATG GATTTAGGTTCTGGATCCCTGTCAGTGTATTGAATTTCTG GGTGGTTCCCCTTCAATCCCGTGTAGCTTTCATGTCCATGGGCTCCATCTTCTGGAACTTCTGCTTGTCTTCTAGCATGAGCAAGTAG
- the LOC115746886 gene encoding SKP1-like protein 1B: MSSTKKITLLSSDDESFEVDEALFVESQTIKNIIEAGCADRRITLPNVTGRILAKVIEYCRKHVESSKSNDRTTKYDLKAWDTGFVKVDRDTLRDLVLAAKYPEIKGLLDLTCQTVADMIKGKTPEQVAKMFNIKNDSASEERGEIHHQDP; encoded by the exons ATGTCCTCGACGAAGAAGATCACGCTCTTGAGCTCCGACGACGAGTCCTTCGAGGTTGACGAGGCGTTGTTCGTCGAGTCGCAGACCATCAAGAACATTATCGAGGCCGGCTGCGCCGACAGGAGGATCACCCTCCCCAACGTCACCGGCAGGATTCTGGCGAAGGTCATCGAGTACTGCAGGAAGCACGTCGAGTCCTCCAAGTCCAACGATCGCACCACCAAATACGACCTCAAGGCCTGGGACACCGGGTTCGTCAAAGTCGACCGGGACACTCTCCGCGATCTCGTTCTG GCTGCAAAGTATCCGGAAATCAAGGGCTTGCTGGATCTGACGTGCCAGACTGTGGCAGACATGATCAAGGGTAAGACTCCCGAGCAGGTCGCTAAGATGTTCAACATCAAGAATGACTCCGCCAGTGAGGAGAGAGGGGAGATTCACCACCAGGATCCGTAG
- the LOC115746811 gene encoding G-type lectin S-receptor-like serine/threonine-protein kinase SD2-5, whose amino-acid sequence MLTHRSSSPATLCLSLLGLYFLGLVLSQPTANLSTTWAASSISSVSFGNGSPVGSVKPILLRGNDVPSFACGFVSMLSETSYLFAISIVYTNASQIDQTYTAFPEVVWAANRNNPMVNPTLELTSEGDLILKDGDGPVAWSTNTSGKSVVGLNLTDSGNLVLFDDNNVPVWQSFDHPMDSLVLGQKLTIGQKLVPSVSETNWTAQSLLSLSMTSTGLFAQMDTNPPQVYYPVRINFPNTSNDSNYIEFVNGTLALFTNSTRNGSVFINIPSASLFMRLEYDGHLRAYEFDTAKYQWTVAADILVRDYGDCGYPTVCGQYGICTSNGQCTCPDSNGGTNYFKQTNDRHPNLGCYEEVPLSCDNLQFQSLLELGDLSYFTYSTDPQSTPDLANVTKVNCKDACAKNCSCKAAFYVRGSNIRSDAGSCYLLSEVFSLMNLEQLNNSIGYIKVQNSSNKGGKTNRLGLILGSSLGSLFALIIVIGVIKVSSRKREVVDEADEDHLDQVPGMVMRFTYDSLKVITEDFSKKLGEGGFGSVFEGILKDGSKVAVKRLDGLGHIKKSFLAEVETIGSIHHVNLVTLVGFCTESSHRLLVYEYMPNGSLDKWIFCISSEYALNWQQRRKIIYDIAKGLNYLHEECRRKILHLDIKPQNILLDENFNAKVADFGLSKLIDRDKSQVMTTMRGTPGYLAPEWLSAAITEKVDVYSFGVVVLEIVSARKLFDNSQDSENTYLVGVFRRKAEEGGLSDFIDSHSEDMRLNEAQAVNMLRIAAWCLQGDSTKRPSMSTIVKVLDGLMDVPDDLEYDFSYPPLMKTSAKAPQEEVPYAASTPLLPSVLSGPR is encoded by the exons ATGCTCACTCACCGTAGTTCTTCTCCGGCTACTCTTTGTCTTTCGCTCCTTGGATTGTATTTTCTGGGTTTAGTCCTGTCTCAGCCAACGGCAAACCTTTCTACTACATGGGCAGCCAGCTCTATAAGTTCGGTGTCCTTTGGTAACGGATCTCCTGTGGGTTCTGTGAAGCCTATTCTTCTCAGAGGAAATGATGTCCCGTCATTTGCCTGTGGCTTCGTCAGCATGCTATCAGAAACCAGTTATCTCTTTGCTATTTCCATCGTCTATACAAACGCGTCTCAAATTGATCAGACTTATACAGCTTTTCCAGAAGTAGTATGGGCTGCTAATCGTAACAATCCGATGGTAAACCCCACGCTTGAGCTCACGTCAGAAGGTGACTTGATCCTAAAAGACGGGGATGGCCCTGTGGCATGGTCCACAAACACTTCAGGTAAGTCTGTTGTAGGGTTGAATCTGACAGATTCGGGAAACCTCGTGCTGTTTGATGATAATAATGTGCCAGTATGGCAGTCTTTCGATCACCCTATGGACTCCCTAGTCCTTGGACAGAAGTTAACCATAGGGCAGAAATTGGTGCCTAGTGTTTCTGAAACGAATTGGACTGCACAAAGTTTACTTTCACTTTCCATGACTAGTACAGGCTTATTTGCGCAGATGGACACTAATCCTCCGCAGGTGTATTACCCAGTTCGCATTAATTTTCCAAACACGAGTAATGACTCGAATTACATCGAATTTGTAAATGGAACCTTAGCGTTGTTCACGAATTCCACGCGAAATGGTTCTGTCTTTATCAATATTCCTTCTGCTTCATTGTTTATGAGGTTGGAATATGATGGGCACTTGAGAGCATATGAGTTTGATACGGCCAAATATCAGTGGACAGTGGCTGCTGACATTCTGGTTCGGGATTATGGTGACTGTGGCTATCCGACGGTCTGTGGGCAATATGGAATTTGCACTTCAAACGGCCAATGCACTTGTCCAGATTCAAATGGGGGcacaaattatttcaagcaaacaAACGACAGACATCCCAATCTCGGGTGTTATGAGGAAGTACCTTTGTCTTGCGACAATTTGCAATTTCAAAGTTTGCTGGAGCTCGGGGATCTTTCTTACTTCACCTACAGCACAGATCCACAAAGCACCCCAGATCTTGCGAATGTTACTAAGGTAAATTGTAAAGACGCTTGTGCCAAGAATTGTTCATGCAAGGCAGCCTTTTATGTGCGAGGCTCCAATATCCGAAGTGATGCAGGTTCCTGCTATTTATTATCAGAAGTATTTTCGCTAATGAACCTAGAACAGCTTAACAATTCTATTGGTTACATCAAAGTACAGAACA GTTCCAATAAGGGGGGCAAGACAAACCGTCTCGGGTTGATATTAGGTTCCAGCCTCGGATCTTTATTTGCTTTGATCATTGTCATTGGGGTCATCAAAGTTTCATCTCGGAAGAGAGAAGTTGTCGATGAAGCTGATGAGGATCATCTAGATCAAGTACCGGGAATGGTTATGAGATTTACTTACGACAGTCTGAAAGTCATTACCGAGGATTTCAGCAAGAAGCTTGGCGAGGGTGGCTTCGGCTCTGTGTTTGAAGGCATTCTAAAGGACGGTTCGAAAGTCGCAGTCAAGCGCCTTGACGGTTtaggccatatcaagaaatCGTTTTTAGCTGAGGTTGAGACTATCGGGAGCATTCATCACGTCAACCTGGTGACGCTAGTAGGATTTTGCACGGAGAGCTCTCACAGGCTGCTGGTGTATGAATACATGCCTAATGGCTCGCTTGACAAATGGATCTTCTGCATATCCAGCGAATATGCTCTCAACTGGCAGCAGAGGAGGAAGATCATATACGACATCGCAAAGGGTTTGAATTATCTTCACGAAGAATGTAGAAGGAAGATACTCCACTTGGATATTAAACCCCAAAACATTCTGTTGGACGAGAACTTCAACGCTAAGGTCGCTGATTTTGGCTTGTCTAAGTTGATCGATAGGGACAAAAGCCAAGTCATGACGACCATGAGGGGCACGCCTGGCTACTTGGCTCCGGAATGGCTAAGCGCAGCAATCACCGAAAAAGTCGATGTCTATAGCTTTGGAGTGGTGGTCCTGGAAATAGTGTCTGCACGGAAACTTTTCGATAACTCCCAGGACTCAGAAAACACGTACTTAGTAGGAGTTTTCAGGAGAAAGGCAGAAGAAGGAGGGTTGTCGGATTTCATTGACAGTCACAGCGAGGACATGAGGTTAAATGAGGCACAGGCAGTGAATATGTTGAGAATCGCCGCGTGGTGTCTGCAAGGAGATTCTACAAAGAGGCCTTCCATGTCTACCATCGTGAAGGTTTTGGACGGCCTTATGGATGTCCCGGATGACTTGGAGTATGACTTCTCTTATCCGCCTTTGATGAAAACCAGCGCGAAAGCTCCTCAAGAGGAGGTTCCCTATGCTGCTTCCACTCCGCTGTTACCCTCGGTTCTCTCTGGACCACGGTGA